One genomic segment of Acinetobacter oleivorans DR1 includes these proteins:
- a CDS encoding CapA family protein, producing MKYQPVEIKLLAHIDTTSFDEDLWQFEFDDDISTLLLIDYALEQFQQKSVQAQDDYVVPEHLSEQLGQQNLGLKHSELYTFTELLQLLIFTQAADVKDTLSNMLCGTDEQAYLILSKRAVTYNLNLKKGSTQNQLKYLFLLVKNIYNQPAEIRKLFFIKELNFKGKSYLPQTLLMAQNVVEVLYLTNSFRKIYLTFFEENQTIGFFSFLDDIHRAEHLIPYYHCFQAQTVRPRVCFTPSRIINILGDTYFGEIYTEKRKVKGQIDALQQYGYSYSFEKIKAFLGEHDVNIANFEAVFSLEKHSPLVHKKSFILKADAEQTLAAFKNIHLNHVVLANNHLKDFGDRGLAYTLQQFDQANISYIGAGTNQKEAHSYFEITFNNKHYVIFNGYWHRDTAYLDYDFYALGPKSGVACLNGVLLEQIGRYKQTNPEHKIIVICHWGIDFKPITKEQSKLANILTQVGADLVIGHGAHTIQPIKVINQKPVVFGIGNAVFNSNGEYREQNALPYGCIARLDLSKDRLRLYPIYTNNLKTFWQPCPVNEDDFSEASSYMTSLLTPENYYAAQDDLGFFIEMSF from the coding sequence ATGAAATATCAGCCTGTTGAAATCAAGTTATTAGCACATATCGATACGACAAGTTTCGATGAAGATTTATGGCAATTCGAATTTGACGATGATATTTCAACGCTACTGCTAATCGACTACGCATTAGAGCAATTTCAGCAAAAAAGTGTACAAGCTCAAGATGACTATGTTGTCCCTGAACACCTATCTGAGCAATTAGGTCAGCAAAATCTAGGCTTAAAACACTCGGAACTTTACACCTTTACTGAACTATTGCAGTTGCTAATTTTTACCCAAGCAGCAGATGTGAAGGATACTTTAAGCAATATGCTCTGCGGTACAGATGAGCAAGCCTATTTAATTTTGTCAAAAAGAGCTGTTACCTATAATTTAAATTTGAAAAAAGGAAGTACACAAAACCAGTTAAAATATTTGTTTTTATTAGTTAAAAATATTTATAACCAGCCAGCTGAAATTAGAAAACTTTTCTTTATAAAAGAGCTGAATTTTAAAGGAAAGTCTTATCTACCACAGACTCTATTAATGGCACAGAATGTAGTAGAGGTTTTATATCTTACAAATTCATTTAGAAAAATTTATCTGACGTTCTTTGAGGAAAATCAGACTATTGGTTTCTTTTCTTTTTTAGATGATATTCATCGTGCTGAGCACTTAATTCCTTATTATCACTGTTTTCAAGCACAGACTGTAAGACCTAGAGTTTGCTTTACCCCAAGCCGCATTATTAACATTTTAGGTGATACCTACTTTGGAGAAATCTACACCGAAAAACGTAAGGTTAAAGGGCAAATAGATGCTCTGCAACAATATGGCTACAGTTATTCATTTGAAAAAATAAAAGCTTTTTTAGGTGAACATGATGTAAATATCGCTAACTTTGAAGCGGTTTTCTCTTTAGAAAAACACTCTCCTTTAGTACATAAAAAGTCATTTATTCTTAAAGCTGATGCCGAACAAACATTAGCAGCGTTCAAAAATATTCACCTTAACCATGTGGTACTGGCAAATAACCATTTAAAAGATTTTGGGGATCGTGGATTAGCTTATACATTACAACAATTTGATCAGGCCAATATTTCTTATATCGGTGCAGGCACAAATCAAAAAGAAGCCCATAGCTACTTTGAAATCACTTTTAATAACAAGCATTACGTTATTTTTAACGGCTATTGGCACAGAGACACTGCCTATCTAGATTATGATTTTTATGCCTTAGGTCCTAAGAGTGGAGTTGCATGTCTAAATGGGGTTTTGCTTGAACAAATAGGTCGTTATAAGCAGACTAACCCTGAGCATAAAATTATTGTTATTTGCCATTGGGGCATCGACTTTAAGCCGATTACCAAGGAACAGAGCAAGCTTGCTAATATTTTGACTCAAGTTGGTGCGGACCTCGTTATCGGTCATGGAGCTCATACCATCCAACCGATTAAAGTGATTAATCAGAAGCCTGTGGTATTTGGTATTGGCAATGCGGTTTTTAATAGCAATGGTGAATATAGAGAGCAAAACGCTTTGCCGTATGGATGTATTGCTCGGCTAGATTTGTCAAAAGATCGACTGCGTTTATATCCAATCTATACCAATAATTTGAAAACATTTTGGCAGCCGTGTCCAGTCAATGAAGACGACTTTTCAGAGGCCAGCAGTTATATGACTTCATTACTGACCCCTGAAAATTATTATGCAGCACAAGATGATTTAGGTTTTTTCATCGAAATGAGTTTTTAA
- a CDS encoding zinc metalloprotease has protein sequence MKKILLVVTGTLLCASCTTRPPISSGEVPKVSTDGRPIVPVTFVFTTNSPEATKFDNYQQMRKEIKILNKYYVDDKNNKIFKFKLHRYIPYEEFSKLHCDLKQQINQPYPISTETIPASVNTCFPKRTVSKEVIIFIYDAYSTKWKFEDVTSRAFRNNGKPFVLLDWNRLNYNIQAGSVHEMGHVFGLKHVCAPNATKRTPTNIMASAECKRGSGGLRNLGFTSVQLQTILENYQRYP, from the coding sequence ATGAAAAAAATATTATTGGTGGTTACTGGGACTTTACTGTGCGCTTCTTGTACTACTCGCCCTCCTATTTCTTCAGGAGAAGTACCTAAAGTATCTACAGATGGCCGCCCTATCGTTCCTGTCACATTCGTTTTTACCACTAACTCTCCAGAAGCTACAAAGTTTGATAATTACCAGCAGATGCGTAAAGAAATCAAAATATTAAATAAATATTATGTAGATGATAAAAATAATAAGATTTTTAAATTTAAATTACACCGTTATATCCCTTACGAAGAGTTTTCAAAATTACATTGCGATTTAAAGCAGCAAATCAATCAACCCTACCCGATCTCTACTGAAACTATTCCTGCCAGTGTAAACACCTGTTTTCCTAAAAGAACTGTCAGCAAGGAAGTCATCATTTTTATTTATGATGCCTATTCAACTAAGTGGAAATTTGAAGATGTAACAAGTAGAGCATTTCGTAATAATGGTAAACCTTTTGTTTTATTAGATTGGAACCGACTCAATTATAATATTCAGGCTGGTAGCGTACATGAAATGGGACATGTGTTCGGACTAAAACATGTCTGTGCACCGAATGCTACAAAACGTACACCAACCAACATTATGGCGAGTGCCGAATGTAAACGTGGCAGCGGTGGACTTAGAAATTTAGGTTTTACATCGGTCCAACTTCAAACGATTTTAGAAAATTACCAACGTTATCCATAA
- a CDS encoding MGMT family protein gives MESILTTQYELHRQILEVIALIPYGKVATYGQVARMAGLPKHARLVGYVLKHLEADHQVPWYRVINSQGKISLSKLNDKGENVQQLKLEAEGVYLLNGKVNLKQFAWQP, from the coding sequence ATGGAGTCCATTTTGACAACTCAGTATGAACTACATCGGCAGATTTTAGAAGTCATTGCTTTGATTCCTTACGGAAAAGTCGCAACTTATGGGCAAGTGGCTCGTATGGCAGGGTTACCTAAACATGCGAGATTAGTGGGCTATGTTTTGAAACATCTTGAAGCGGATCATCAAGTCCCTTGGTATCGGGTTATTAATTCTCAAGGCAAAATTAGCCTAAGTAAACTTAATGACAAGGGTGAAAATGTTCAGCAGTTAAAGCTAGAAGCTGAAGGAGTCTATTTATTAAACGGTAAAGTAAACTTAAAGCAATTTGCTTGGCAGCCTTAA
- a CDS encoding universal stress protein — protein MLYQHILVPIDGSETSLIAMKEAIKLGKALNSKITVVQVMALDPFIADAYVKTGQTNDLIERTRTYLLDILEHAKQEFANEGITVETKLLEGFVVHEEIIQAAQDLNADLIVMGSHGRTGVRKLVLGSVAQKVLGESHIPVLIVR, from the coding sequence ATGTTATATCAACACATTCTTGTACCAATTGACGGTTCTGAAACTTCTTTAATTGCCATGAAAGAGGCAATCAAACTGGGAAAAGCGTTAAATAGCAAAATTACGGTTGTGCAAGTTATGGCTCTTGATCCGTTTATTGCTGACGCCTATGTAAAAACTGGTCAAACGAATGATTTGATTGAACGGACAAGAACCTATTTACTCGATATTTTAGAACACGCAAAACAAGAATTTGCCAATGAAGGCATTACTGTCGAAACTAAACTACTTGAAGGTTTTGTTGTACATGAAGAGATTATTCAGGCTGCTCAAGACTTAAATGCAGATCTGATTGTTATGGGTTCTCATGGCCGTACAGGGGTCCGAAAACTTGTACTGGGTAGTGTTGCACAAAAAGTCTTAGGCGAAAGTCATATTCCTGTTTTAATTGTTCGATAA
- a CDS encoding CatB-related O-acetyltransferase, whose translation MDNSLINTPVRHWCEFEFIHKTVKNPNIHISGHYSYYSAYWDQGFERCVVRYLHDKASTPDKPIDQLYIGNFVCFGAECVIMMGGNQLHRPDWISTFPFDTRSFLAAGDTVIADGCWIGSRAMIMQGVKLGEGAVVATGAVVTKDVPPYAIVGGVPAKIIKYRFPQEQIDKLLALKLYDLDEKQILKIREYLQTEDIDALSTHIENLRNR comes from the coding sequence ATGGATAACTCTTTAATTAACACTCCAGTTCGTCATTGGTGTGAGTTTGAATTTATCCATAAAACTGTTAAAAACCCGAATATCCATATCAGTGGTCATTATTCTTATTATTCAGCCTATTGGGATCAAGGTTTTGAACGTTGTGTCGTGCGTTACTTACATGATAAAGCCTCGACACCAGACAAACCGATTGACCAACTTTATATTGGTAATTTTGTTTGCTTTGGTGCTGAATGCGTCATTATGATGGGTGGCAACCAACTTCATAGACCAGACTGGATTTCAACTTTCCCTTTTGATACCCGTAGTTTTTTAGCAGCTGGTGATACTGTAATTGCAGATGGATGCTGGATTGGTAGTCGTGCAATGATTATGCAAGGGGTCAAACTTGGTGAAGGTGCAGTGGTTGCAACCGGAGCTGTGGTCACTAAAGATGTTCCACCCTATGCAATTGTAGGTGGCGTGCCTGCGAAAATTATTAAATATCGTTTTCCTCAAGAACAAATCGATAAACTGCTTGCTTTAAAACTTTATGATTTAGATGAGAAGCAAATTTTAAAAATACGCGAATATTTACAAACTGAAGATATAGATGCTTTATCTACACATATAGAAAATTTGCGGAATCGATAA
- the greA gene encoding transcription elongation factor GreA, protein MQRYPMTPEGKIALEKELQHLKSVERPRIIQAIAEAREHGDLKENAEYHAAREQQGFCEGRIQDIEGKLGAAQEIDVKTLEQNGRVVFGVTVTIENLDTEERKTYKIVGDDEADFKINKISVNSPIARGLLSKSEGDEVKIVTPQGEVEYEIVSVEYL, encoded by the coding sequence ATGCAACGCTATCCAATGACCCCTGAAGGTAAAATTGCCTTAGAGAAAGAATTACAACATTTAAAATCTGTTGAACGTCCACGTATTATTCAAGCTATTGCAGAAGCACGTGAACATGGCGACTTAAAGGAAAATGCTGAATATCATGCTGCACGTGAACAGCAAGGTTTCTGTGAAGGCCGTATTCAGGATATCGAAGGTAAATTAGGCGCTGCTCAAGAAATTGATGTTAAAACACTTGAGCAAAATGGCCGTGTTGTTTTTGGTGTAACAGTAACAATTGAAAATCTTGATACTGAAGAACGTAAAACTTATAAAATTGTTGGCGATGACGAAGCAGATTTTAAAATTAATAAAATCTCGGTGAACTCACCAATCGCACGTGGTCTTTTGAGTAAGAGTGAAGGCGATGAAGTAAAAATCGTGACTCCTCAAGGCGAAGTCGAATATGAAATCGTAAGTGTAGAATATCTCTAA
- the carB gene encoding carbamoyl-phosphate synthase large subunit, translated as MPKRTDIKSILIIGAGPIVIGQACEFDYSGAQACKALREEGYRVILVNSNPATIMTDPSMADATYIEPITWQTVAQIIEKERPDAVLPTMGGQTALNCALALDEHGVLEKYNVELIGASKEAIEKAEDRKLFDIAMRKIGLECPKAAIAETMEEALAIQSRFGFPVIIRPSFTMGGSGGGIAYNREEFLEICERGFDLSPTHQLLIDESLIGWKEYEMEVVRDKNDNCIIVCAIENFDPMGVHTGDSITVAPAQTLTDKEYQLMRNASVAVLREIGVETGGSNVQFGINPKDGRMVVIEMNPRVSRSSALASKATGFPIAKIAAKLAVGYTLDELKNDITGGVTPASFEPSIDYVVTKIPRFNFEKFPQAEPVLTTQMKSVGEVMAIGRNFQESVQKALRGLEVGVSGFDEKIEAGATNAKETILKELKVPGPERIWYVADAFRHGFSLGEVFEATKIDRWFLIQIQDIVKTEAEVKALGFGDLNADNIRAFKRKGLSDLRIAHLMGISQKQFRKQRWNLGVYPVYKRVDTCAAEFESGTAYMYSTYDEECEANPSNRDKIMVIGGGPNRIGQGIEFDYCCVHAALAMREDGYETIMVNCNPETVSTDYDTSDRLYFEPVTLEDVLEIVRTEKPKGVIVQYGGQTPLKLARALEEAGTPIIGTSPDAIDRAEDRERFQQMIQRLQLRQPNNSIVKSAEEGISEAAKVGYPLVVRPSYVLGGRAMEIVYNEEELKRYLREAVQASNEAPVLLDRFLDDATEVDVDCVSDGKDVVIGGIMQHIEQAGIHSGDSACSIPPYSLSKEIQDEMRRQTVAMAKELGVVGLMNVQFAVKGDDVYVLEVNPRASRTVPFVSKCIGDSLAKVAARCMAGQSLESQGFTKEIIPTHFAVKEAVFPFAKFQGVDPMLGPEMKSTGEVMGVGKTFGEAFYKAVLGSNDRLPGLPTEGEVKHAFLSVRESDKKYIADIAKKLAAYGFKLIATGGTYQVLKEAGLECESVNKVTEGRPHIVDRLKNGEIHLIVNTTEGKQAQYDSAMIRRAALQGKVYYTTTINGAEAVCQAFDVKLPMDVYRLQDLTVG; from the coding sequence ATGCCTAAACGTACGGATATTAAAAGCATCTTAATTATTGGTGCTGGCCCGATTGTGATTGGACAGGCATGTGAGTTTGACTACTCAGGTGCTCAAGCATGTAAAGCACTTCGTGAAGAAGGCTACCGTGTTATTTTGGTTAACTCTAACCCAGCTACCATCATGACAGATCCTTCAATGGCTGATGCAACTTATATTGAGCCGATTACTTGGCAAACTGTTGCACAGATTATTGAAAAAGAACGTCCAGATGCAGTATTACCAACGATGGGTGGTCAAACTGCATTGAACTGTGCCCTCGCACTTGATGAGCATGGCGTTCTTGAAAAATATAATGTTGAATTAATTGGCGCAAGCAAAGAAGCGATTGAAAAAGCCGAAGATCGTAAACTCTTCGATATCGCTATGCGTAAAATTGGATTGGAATGTCCAAAAGCTGCCATTGCTGAAACAATGGAAGAAGCTTTAGCAATCCAGTCACGCTTTGGTTTCCCAGTAATTATTCGTCCATCATTTACAATGGGTGGTTCGGGCGGTGGTATTGCATATAACCGTGAAGAATTCCTTGAAATTTGTGAACGTGGTTTTGACCTCTCTCCTACTCACCAGTTATTGATTGATGAATCTTTAATTGGCTGGAAAGAATACGAAATGGAAGTTGTTCGTGATAAAAACGACAACTGTATTATCGTATGTGCGATCGAAAACTTTGACCCAATGGGCGTTCACACGGGTGACTCAATTACCGTTGCTCCTGCTCAGACATTAACAGACAAAGAATATCAATTGATGCGTAATGCTTCGGTTGCAGTTCTTCGTGAAATTGGTGTTGAAACAGGTGGTTCAAACGTTCAGTTCGGTATTAACCCGAAAGATGGACGTATGGTTGTCATTGAGATGAATCCACGTGTATCTCGTTCATCTGCTCTTGCTTCTAAAGCAACAGGTTTCCCAATCGCAAAAATCGCAGCAAAACTTGCTGTTGGTTATACCCTTGATGAATTGAAAAATGACATCACTGGTGGCGTGACTCCTGCAAGCTTCGAACCATCGATTGACTATGTTGTAACGAAGATTCCTCGTTTTAACTTCGAGAAATTCCCACAAGCAGAACCAGTTCTTACCACTCAGATGAAATCTGTTGGTGAAGTCATGGCAATTGGCCGTAACTTCCAAGAATCTGTACAAAAAGCATTACGTGGTCTTGAAGTTGGTGTAAGCGGTTTCGATGAAAAAATCGAAGCTGGCGCAACAAATGCAAAAGAAACCATTTTAAAAGAGCTTAAAGTTCCAGGCCCTGAGCGTATCTGGTATGTAGCAGATGCTTTCCGTCATGGTTTCTCTTTAGGTGAAGTGTTTGAAGCAACCAAAATTGATCGTTGGTTCCTCATTCAAATTCAAGACATCGTTAAAACTGAAGCTGAAGTAAAAGCTTTAGGTTTTGGTGACTTAAACGCTGACAATATCCGTGCATTCAAACGCAAAGGTTTATCTGACCTTCGTATTGCTCACCTCATGGGTATTTCGCAAAAGCAATTCCGTAAACAACGTTGGAACTTGGGTGTTTATCCAGTTTACAAACGTGTTGATACATGTGCTGCCGAGTTTGAATCTGGTACTGCATACATGTATTCAACTTACGATGAAGAATGTGAAGCAAATCCATCAAATCGTGACAAGATCATGGTTATTGGTGGCGGTCCAAACCGTATTGGTCAAGGTATCGAATTTGACTACTGCTGTGTACACGCTGCATTAGCTATGCGTGAAGATGGTTATGAAACAATCATGGTTAACTGTAACCCTGAAACTGTTTCTACTGACTACGACACATCAGATCGTTTGTACTTCGAACCTGTAACACTTGAAGATGTACTTGAAATCGTACGTACTGAGAAGCCAAAAGGCGTGATCGTACAGTACGGTGGTCAAACACCTCTTAAATTGGCACGTGCTTTAGAAGAAGCTGGTACACCAATTATTGGTACATCACCAGATGCAATTGACCGTGCAGAAGACCGTGAACGTTTCCAGCAAATGATCCAACGTTTACAGCTTCGTCAACCAAACAACAGCATTGTAAAATCTGCTGAAGAAGGTATCTCTGAAGCTGCGAAAGTAGGTTATCCGTTAGTTGTTCGTCCATCTTATGTATTAGGTGGTCGTGCGATGGAAATCGTATACAACGAAGAAGAACTTAAACGTTACCTTCGTGAAGCAGTTCAGGCATCTAACGAAGCCCCTGTTCTTCTTGACCGTTTCTTAGATGATGCAACTGAAGTTGATGTTGACTGTGTATCTGACGGTAAAGATGTTGTGATCGGCGGCATCATGCAGCACATCGAACAAGCAGGTATTCACTCTGGTGACTCTGCATGTTCAATTCCTCCTTATTCTTTATCTAAAGAAATTCAGGATGAAATGCGTCGTCAAACTGTTGCTATGGCAAAAGAACTTGGTGTGGTTGGTTTGATGAACGTTCAGTTCGCAGTTAAAGGCGATGATGTTTACGTTCTTGAAGTTAACCCACGTGCTTCACGTACAGTTCCATTCGTATCGAAATGTATTGGTGATTCTTTAGCAAAAGTAGCTGCACGTTGTATGGCTGGTCAATCACTTGAATCTCAAGGATTTACTAAAGAAATCATTCCAACACACTTTGCTGTGAAAGAAGCTGTTTTCCCATTCGCTAAATTCCAAGGCGTAGATCCAATGCTTGGACCTGAGATGAAATCTACAGGTGAAGTAATGGGCGTTGGTAAAACATTTGGTGAAGCATTCTATAAAGCTGTTTTAGGCTCAAATGATCGCTTACCAGGTTTACCAACTGAAGGCGAAGTAAAACATGCTTTCTTATCAGTACGTGAATCTGACAAGAAATATATTGCAGATATCGCTAAGAAATTAGCTGCATATGGCTTCAAGCTTATTGCAACTGGTGGTACATACCAAGTGCTTAAAGAAGCAGGTTTAGAATGTGAATCTGTGAATAAAGTAACTGAAGGTCGTCCACATATTGTTGACCGCTTGAAAAATGGTGAAATACACCTTATTGTCAATACCACTGAAGGTAAACAGGCTCAATATGACTCTGCAATGATCCGTCGTGCTGCCCTACAAGGCAAAGTGTATTACACAACGACTATCAATGGTGCAGAAGCTGTTTGCCAAGCTTTTGATGTGAAATTGCCAATGGATGTATACCGCTTGCAAGATTTAACTGTAGGTTAA
- the carA gene encoding glutamine-hydrolyzing carbamoyl-phosphate synthase small subunit, whose translation MSIPAILALADGTIFKGTSIGATGSTTGEVVFNTAMTGYQEILTDPSYAQQIVTLTYPHIGNTGCNAEDVESGRIHKVWANGLIIRDLPLLHSNFRAEQSLSEYLQEHNVVAIADIDTRKLTRILRQTGAQNGCILAGENITEEEAIAKARAFGGLNGLDLAKECCDPTGFEWSEGSWTLGQGFSQPELKYHVVAYDYGVKTNILRMLADRGCKLTVVPAETPAEKVLALNPDGVFLSNGPGDPAACDYAIEAVKTIVETTTLPVFGICLGHQILALASGAKTVKMNHGHHGANHPVQNLEDGTVMITSQNHGFAVDAETLPANLKATHKSLFDGTLQGIHRTDKPAFSFQGHPEASPGPHDCAPLFDHFIELIEASKQ comes from the coding sequence TTGAGCATCCCCGCCATTTTAGCCCTCGCAGATGGAACGATCTTTAAAGGAACGTCAATCGGCGCAACGGGAAGTACGACTGGAGAAGTCGTTTTTAACACAGCCATGACTGGCTATCAAGAAATTTTGACTGACCCAAGTTATGCACAACAAATTGTGACATTAACTTACCCTCATATTGGTAACACAGGTTGTAACGCGGAAGACGTTGAATCTGGTCGTATCCATAAAGTATGGGCGAATGGTTTAATTATTCGTGACCTTCCTCTACTACACAGTAACTTCCGTGCTGAGCAATCGCTGAGCGAATATCTGCAAGAACACAATGTTGTTGCAATCGCAGATATTGATACGCGTAAATTAACACGTATTTTACGTCAGACTGGTGCACAAAACGGATGCATCCTTGCTGGTGAAAATATTACTGAAGAAGAAGCAATTGCAAAAGCTCGTGCTTTTGGTGGCTTAAATGGCTTAGACCTTGCAAAAGAATGTTGTGATCCAACTGGTTTTGAATGGTCTGAAGGTTCATGGACTCTAGGTCAGGGCTTCTCTCAACCTGAATTAAAATATCATGTAGTTGCATACGATTACGGTGTCAAAACCAACATCTTACGTATGCTTGCAGACCGCGGTTGCAAATTAACCGTTGTACCTGCAGAAACTCCGGCTGAAAAAGTATTGGCACTTAATCCGGATGGCGTATTCCTTTCAAATGGTCCTGGCGATCCAGCTGCTTGTGATTACGCAATCGAAGCTGTAAAAACTATTGTTGAAACCACAACATTACCTGTATTTGGTATTTGCTTAGGACACCAAATCTTGGCACTCGCTTCTGGTGCAAAAACTGTAAAAATGAACCATGGTCACCACGGTGCTAACCATCCTGTACAAAATCTTGAAGATGGTACAGTGATGATTACTTCACAGAACCATGGTTTCGCTGTAGATGCAGAAACTTTACCGGCTAACTTAAAAGCAACGCATAAATCATTGTTCGATGGCACCTTACAAGGTATCCACCGCACAGACAAACCAGCTTTCAGCTTCCAAGGTCACCCTGAAGCAAGCCCTGGTCCACATGATTGTGCACCTTTGTTCGATCATTTTATCGAACTTATCGAAGCATCTAAACAGTAA
- a CDS encoding DOMON-like domain-containing protein → MASYELSAFDRFHAVSVVGAIEQQAPYTLNIGFWIRDPNQLIIWPQEVAAHPRQDFLWEETCFEIFVGVHDEDYYREINLSPSQAWQSYQFEEYRYPESIPPLAAYDIELNHLKRTHYGLNVSLDLGQFMQQHRLKWANLYLGLTTVLKTKEGMQYYAMQHSGKSADFHNKRDWLHQF, encoded by the coding sequence ATGGCAAGTTACGAACTTTCAGCTTTTGATCGTTTTCATGCTGTTTCCGTTGTTGGCGCAATTGAACAGCAAGCACCCTATACTTTAAATATCGGTTTTTGGATTCGTGATCCAAATCAACTTATTATCTGGCCTCAAGAAGTCGCGGCTCATCCTCGTCAAGATTTTTTGTGGGAAGAAACTTGTTTCGAAATTTTTGTTGGCGTGCATGATGAAGATTATTATCGGGAGATTAATCTTTCCCCTTCTCAAGCATGGCAGTCATATCAGTTTGAAGAATATCGCTATCCAGAAAGTATACCTCCCCTTGCTGCTTACGATATTGAACTGAATCATCTCAAGCGTACTCACTATGGCTTAAATGTTAGTCTCGATTTAGGGCAATTTATGCAACAGCATCGCTTGAAATGGGCAAACCTTTATTTAGGTTTAACTACAGTTTTAAAAACCAAAGAAGGTATGCAGTACTATGCAATGCAGCATAGTGGAAAAAGTGCAGATTTCCATAATAAACGTGACTGGTTACATCAGTTCTAA
- the yhbY gene encoding ribosome assembly RNA-binding protein YhbY: MAALSIHERKRLRQIGHVLNPVVMIGGQGLTDAVIEETLRALNDHELIKVKIAGEDREARTATIEAIVEATGAEAVQKIGKIVLLYKKAAKQNQHLSNLVRHAHLAN; the protein is encoded by the coding sequence ATGGCCGCTTTATCTATCCATGAACGTAAACGTTTACGTCAAATTGGTCATGTGCTTAATCCGGTTGTCATGATTGGTGGACAAGGCTTAACAGACGCGGTAATCGAAGAAACACTTCGTGCTTTAAACGATCATGAGCTTATTAAAGTTAAGATTGCTGGTGAAGACCGTGAAGCTCGTACTGCAACAATTGAAGCAATTGTAGAAGCAACTGGTGCAGAAGCTGTGCAAAAAATTGGTAAAATTGTTTTGCTTTACAAAAAAGCAGCTAAACAAAACCAGCATTTGTCTAATCTTGTTCGTCACGCTCACTTAGCAAACTAA
- the rlmE gene encoding 23S rRNA (uridine(2552)-2'-O)-methyltransferase RlmE — MATRITNQKLSKSSRAWMREHLDDPFVKKAQKEGYRARAAYKLLEIQEKYKLIKPGMTVVDLGAAPGSWSQIAGKLVGSKGLVIASDILPMDALPDVSFLQGDFREEDVFEKLLNILNGRQVDIVISDMAPNTSGNRAVDQPRQIYLCELALDFAQKVLGPNGQLVVKVFQGAGFDEFRKQVVDSFDVLKTVKPAASRARSKEVFLVGQGRKKALQ, encoded by the coding sequence ATGGCAACACGCATTACAAACCAGAAATTGTCGAAAAGTAGTCGTGCGTGGATGAGAGAACATCTAGACGATCCTTTTGTTAAAAAAGCTCAAAAGGAAGGGTATCGTGCTCGAGCGGCCTATAAACTTCTTGAAATTCAAGAAAAATATAAGCTGATCAAGCCAGGCATGACGGTAGTAGATTTAGGCGCGGCTCCTGGTAGTTGGTCTCAAATCGCTGGGAAACTTGTTGGTAGCAAAGGTTTAGTGATTGCTTCCGATATTTTGCCTATGGATGCTTTGCCTGATGTCAGTTTCTTACAAGGCGACTTTAGAGAAGAAGATGTATTTGAAAAATTGTTAAATATTTTAAATGGGCGACAAGTAGACATTGTAATTTCTGATATGGCCCCCAATACATCTGGTAATAGGGCTGTTGATCAACCTAGACAGATTTACTTATGTGAACTGGCTTTAGATTTTGCTCAAAAGGTTCTTGGTCCTAATGGACAACTTGTGGTTAAAGTGTTCCAAGGTGCAGGATTTGATGAGTTTCGTAAACAAGTAGTTGATAGTTTTGATGTGTTAAAAACAGTAAAACCAGCAGCTTCTCGTGCACGATCTAAAGAAGTTTTTTTGGTTGGACAAGGGCGTAAGAAAGCATTGCAATAA